The following proteins are co-located in the Gloeocapsa sp. PCC 7428 genome:
- a CDS encoding carotenoid oxygenase family protein, whose protein sequence is MQLHERASTVPTHSYQRQDWQGGYESLKTEYDYWIDDIEGQIPPELQGTLFRNGPALLDINGTPIHHPFDGDGMISAIAFKDGRAHFRNRFIRTTAFIEEQKAGKILYRGVFGTQKPGGWLANAFDLRLKNIANTNVVYWGSKLLALWEAADPHRLDPVTLETLGKDSLNGVLADGEAFAAHPRIDPRCNQDGGAPCMVNFSIKPGLSSTITIFELDPAGNVIRQHAHNVPGFAFIHDFAITENYCIFFQNPIAFNPIPFVLGLRGAGECIKFLPNQPTRIVVIGRHKSRQVQILETRSGFVFHHANAFEQGDEIFIDSICYESFPEVEAGSDFKQVDFDALKPGQMWRFHVNLQQKTVSRGLIEPRCCEFPTMHPEKVGRACRYLYMGAAHAATGNAPLQAILKVDLESGQRQLWSAAPRGFISEPIFVERPGGESEDDGWILALVYDATYHRSDIVILDARNLEQGAIARLHLKHHVPYGLHGSFTSEVFIPSADI, encoded by the coding sequence ATGCAACTTCACGAACGCGCATCTACAGTTCCTACACACTCCTATCAACGCCAGGATTGGCAAGGAGGATATGAATCACTCAAAACTGAATACGATTACTGGATTGACGACATTGAGGGGCAAATTCCGCCAGAATTGCAAGGAACTTTGTTCCGCAATGGTCCAGCGTTATTAGATATTAATGGTACTCCAATTCATCATCCGTTTGATGGTGATGGCATGATTAGTGCGATCGCCTTTAAAGATGGTCGCGCGCACTTCCGTAATCGTTTCATCCGTACTACTGCGTTCATAGAAGAACAAAAAGCTGGCAAAATTCTCTATCGTGGTGTTTTTGGTACGCAAAAGCCTGGTGGTTGGCTAGCAAACGCTTTCGATCTGCGATTGAAAAATATCGCCAATACCAACGTTGTCTACTGGGGCAGTAAACTTCTAGCATTATGGGAAGCCGCTGATCCCCACCGCCTCGATCCGGTAACGCTGGAAACTTTGGGTAAAGACTCACTCAACGGTGTTTTAGCTGATGGCGAAGCTTTTGCTGCACATCCGCGAATTGATCCGAGGTGTAATCAGGATGGTGGCGCACCGTGCATGGTCAACTTCTCGATTAAGCCTGGTTTGTCTTCGACAATTACGATTTTTGAATTAGATCCAGCGGGTAACGTGATTCGCCAACACGCGCACAATGTTCCTGGATTCGCCTTTATTCACGATTTTGCTATCACTGAAAATTACTGCATCTTCTTTCAAAACCCGATCGCATTTAATCCAATTCCTTTTGTTTTAGGTTTGCGCGGTGCGGGAGAATGTATCAAGTTTCTCCCAAATCAACCTACCCGCATTGTTGTGATTGGTCGACATAAATCGCGACAAGTACAAATTTTAGAAACGCGATCTGGTTTTGTCTTTCATCATGCGAATGCGTTTGAGCAAGGTGATGAAATTTTCATTGACTCGATTTGTTATGAATCTTTTCCTGAAGTTGAAGCCGGAAGTGATTTCAAACAAGTTGATTTTGATGCACTTAAACCAGGACAGATGTGGCGCTTTCATGTCAACTTGCAGCAGAAGACAGTATCGCGAGGATTAATTGAACCACGCTGTTGTGAGTTTCCCACGATGCACCCTGAAAAAGTCGGGCGTGCTTGTCGTTACTTGTATATGGGTGCAGCGCACGCGGCGACTGGAAATGCGCCATTGCAAGCAATTCTCAAGGTTGATTTAGAATCAGGACAGCGACAATTGTGGAGTGCTGCACCACGCGGCTTTATCAGCGAACCAATTTTTGTAGAACGCCCTGGCGGTGAAAGCGAAGATGATGGCTGGATATTGGCGTTAGTCTACGATGCAACGTACCATCGTTCGGATATCGTGATTTTAGATGCGCGTAATTTAGAGCAAGGTGCGATCGCGCGTCTCCACCTCAAGCATCATGTTCCTTATGGATTACATGGTAGCTTTACATCCGAAGTTTTTATCCCATCAGCTGATATCTGA
- a CDS encoding folate/biopterin family MFS transporter: MFISPSGTSLKNSLTKAVFFGHEPTPELLGILVVYFVQGILGLARLAVSFFLKDELGLSPAEVSALFGIVALPWIVKPLFGFISDGLPILGYRRRPYLILSGILGSLSWVGLATLVHSSTAATLALALGSLSVAIGDVIVDSLVVERARAESQGEVGSLQSLCWGASAFGGLITAYFSGLLLEHFSTRTIFWITASFPLIVSVVAWLISESPVSEKPDLSTVKHQLGELRKAIAQKAIWLPTAFVFIWQATPTADAAFFFFTTNELGFEPEFLGRVRLVTSIASLLGVWLFHRFLKSVPFRVIFGWSTVLSAVLGMSMLLLVTHTNRALGIDDHWFSIGDNLILTVMGQIAYMPVLVLAARLCPPGVEATLFALLMSISNLGGLLSYQLGALLMHWMGITQTNFQNLWILVVIANVSTLLPLPFLNWLPATEITTQTIEPDVAIDTDATPTKQLGQGLLPELMSELVPQSLLQQPAEEPAE; this comes from the coding sequence ATGTTTATTTCTCCAAGTGGTACGAGTTTGAAAAACTCTTTGACAAAAGCAGTGTTTTTTGGTCACGAACCCACTCCAGAGTTACTCGGCATTCTAGTAGTTTACTTTGTGCAAGGGATTCTGGGGTTGGCGCGGTTAGCGGTAAGCTTTTTCCTCAAAGATGAGTTGGGCTTAAGTCCAGCTGAGGTATCAGCGCTATTTGGGATTGTGGCGTTGCCTTGGATCGTTAAACCTCTATTTGGGTTCATTTCAGATGGTTTGCCGATTCTCGGATACCGCCGGCGTCCTTACCTCATCTTGTCAGGGATCTTAGGGTCGCTTTCCTGGGTGGGTTTGGCAACACTCGTCCATAGTTCCACCGCTGCAACCTTAGCACTCGCACTTGGTTCTTTGTCAGTCGCGATCGGTGATGTCATTGTTGACTCGCTTGTCGTAGAACGTGCGCGCGCCGAATCGCAAGGAGAGGTTGGCTCATTACAATCGCTGTGTTGGGGCGCATCAGCTTTTGGTGGCTTAATTACTGCGTATTTTAGTGGATTACTCCTCGAACACTTTTCTACGCGTACCATTTTTTGGATTACGGCTTCTTTTCCGTTGATTGTCTCGGTAGTTGCTTGGTTGATTAGCGAGTCTCCTGTCAGCGAGAAACCAGATTTATCGACTGTCAAGCATCAACTGGGAGAATTACGCAAAGCGATCGCGCAAAAAGCTATTTGGCTTCCTACCGCATTTGTCTTCATTTGGCAAGCAACTCCCACAGCTGACGCGGCTTTCTTTTTCTTCACGACAAACGAATTAGGATTTGAACCAGAGTTTTTAGGCAGAGTCCGCCTAGTCACCAGCATCGCTTCGCTTCTTGGCGTGTGGTTGTTTCATCGCTTTTTGAAAAGTGTCCCGTTTCGCGTCATTTTTGGGTGGAGTACCGTACTCTCAGCCGTTTTAGGAATGAGTATGTTACTGCTCGTAACTCATACTAACCGTGCTTTAGGAATTGACGATCATTGGTTTAGTATTGGCGATAATCTGATCCTCACAGTGATGGGGCAGATTGCGTATATGCCAGTTTTAGTATTAGCAGCACGTTTATGCCCTCCAGGGGTGGAAGCAACCTTATTTGCACTGTTAATGTCGATTTCTAATTTAGGAGGGTTGCTTTCCTATCAATTAGGCGCGTTACTCATGCATTGGATGGGGATTACGCAAACCAACTTTCAAAACCTCTGGATACTGGTTGTCATTGCGAACGTCAGCACACTACTACCATTACCGTTTCTCAATTGGCTACCGGCAACCGAAATCACAACTCAGACAATTGAACCGGATGTTGCAATCGATACTGATGCGACTCCTACTAAGCAACTTGGACAAGGATTGTTACCAGAATTGATGTCTGAGTTAGTTCCGCAGTCACTTTTGCAACAGCCAGCCGAAGAACCCGCAGAGTAG
- the hisB gene encoding imidazoleglycerol-phosphate dehydratase HisB → MQLSDPPGQGDALQQISNITVARTASIRRSTGETDVQVNLNLDGTGQCTAATGIPFLDHMLHQIASHGLIDLDVQATGDLEIDDHHTNEDVGITLGQALNKALGDRKGIVRFGNFLAPLDEALVQVALDFSGRPHLSYGLQIPTQRVGTYDTQLVREFFVAIVNHSQMTLHIRQLDGINSHHIIEATFKAFARAMRMALEVDPRRAGAIPSSKGVL, encoded by the coding sequence ATGCAGTTAAGCGATCCTCCAGGTCAGGGCGACGCCCTACAACAAATCTCAAACATTACTGTAGCGCGGACAGCTTCAATTCGCCGTAGTACAGGTGAAACTGATGTCCAAGTGAATTTAAATCTTGACGGTACAGGTCAGTGTACCGCAGCAACGGGCATTCCGTTTCTTGACCATATGCTGCATCAAATTGCATCGCATGGTTTGATTGATTTAGACGTTCAAGCAACAGGCGATCTCGAAATTGACGACCATCACACAAACGAGGATGTTGGTATTACTCTGGGACAAGCGCTGAATAAAGCGTTAGGCGATCGCAAAGGAATTGTCCGTTTTGGCAACTTTCTCGCGCCGTTAGACGAAGCTTTGGTACAAGTTGCATTAGACTTCTCAGGACGCCCTCACCTCAGCTACGGTTTACAAATTCCAACCCAGCGTGTAGGCACGTACGATACCCAACTCGTGCGGGAATTTTTTGTAGCGATCGTCAACCACAGTCAAATGACGCTACACATTCGCCAACTTGATGGTATCAACTCGCACCACATCATTGAAGCTACGTTCAAAGCTTTTGCACGAGCGATGCGCATGGCGCTAGAAGTCGATCCCCGACGTGCAGGGGCAATTCCCAGTTCAAAAGGAGTTTTATAA
- the fabI gene encoding enoyl-ACP reductase FabI translates to MLDLTGKNALVTGIANNRSIAWGIAQQLHKAGANIGVSYLPDEKGKMEKKVAELVEPLNPSLFVPCDVQNEAQIESTFAAIQEKWGKLDILIHCLAFANKEDLGGEFSNTSRSGFAKALEISTYSLIQLSAAAKPLMTEGGSILTLTYLGGDRVVPNYNVMGVAKAGLEMSVRYLASELGSQNIRVNAISAGPIRTLASSAVGGILDMIHHVEAVAPLRRTVTQLEVGNAAAFLCSDLASGITGQILYVDAGYEIMGM, encoded by the coding sequence ATGCTAGATTTAACGGGAAAAAATGCTTTAGTAACAGGCATTGCTAACAATCGCTCGATCGCCTGGGGAATTGCCCAACAACTGCATAAAGCAGGAGCCAATATTGGCGTTAGTTACCTTCCTGATGAGAAGGGAAAGATGGAAAAAAAAGTGGCAGAACTTGTAGAACCACTTAACCCTAGCTTATTTGTTCCCTGCGATGTTCAAAACGAGGCACAGATTGAGTCTACCTTTGCCGCGATTCAAGAAAAATGGGGCAAGCTTGATATTCTGATTCATTGTCTTGCATTTGCTAATAAAGAAGATTTAGGCGGCGAGTTTAGTAATACATCGCGATCTGGGTTTGCGAAGGCTTTAGAAATTAGCACTTATTCGCTCATTCAGCTAAGTGCAGCCGCGAAGCCTTTAATGACAGAAGGTGGAAGTATTCTGACACTGACTTATTTAGGTGGCGATCGCGTCGTCCCCAACTACAACGTCATGGGAGTTGCCAAAGCTGGATTAGAAATGAGTGTCCGCTATTTAGCATCAGAACTTGGTTCCCAAAATATTCGCGTCAATGCGATTTCCGCAGGTCCTATCCGCACACTTGCCTCTTCAGCCGTTGGCGGTATTTTGGATATGATTCACCATGTCGAAGCAGTTGCGCCGTTGCGGCGTACCGTGACCCAACTTGAAGTTGGTAACGCAGCAGCTTTTTTGTGTAGCGATCTCGCAAGCGGTATTACTGGACAAATTTTGTATGTCGATGCTGGCTACGAAATTATGGGGATGTAG
- the ntcA gene encoding global nitrogen regulator NtcA encodes MVVTQDRPLAAVFRQVGAGSFPPVVETFERGKTIFFPGDPAERVYFLIKGAVKLSRVYEAGEEITVALLRENSVFGVLSLLTGNRSDRFYHAVAFTPVELLSAPIEQVEQSLKDNPELSMLMLRGLSSRILQTEMMIETLAHRDMGSRLVSFLLILCRDFGVPNADGITIDLKLSHQAIAEAIGSTRVTVTRLLGDLRQENMISIHKKKITVHNPVALSQQFS; translated from the coding sequence ATGGTCGTGACGCAAGATAGACCGCTAGCAGCTGTATTTCGTCAGGTAGGCGCTGGCTCGTTTCCACCAGTTGTGGAAACCTTTGAACGAGGTAAAACAATATTTTTTCCTGGCGATCCAGCAGAACGAGTTTATTTTCTCATTAAAGGTGCGGTGAAGCTTTCGCGCGTTTATGAAGCGGGAGAGGAAATCACGGTGGCGCTGCTGCGCGAGAACAGTGTTTTTGGGGTTTTGTCACTGCTGACGGGGAACCGTTCAGATCGGTTTTATCACGCCGTGGCGTTTACACCCGTAGAGTTATTATCCGCACCGATAGAACAAGTAGAACAATCTTTAAAAGATAATCCTGAATTATCGATGTTGATGCTGCGTGGTCTATCGTCAAGGATCTTACAGACAGAAATGATGATTGAAACCCTAGCACACCGCGATATGGGTTCGCGCTTGGTTAGCTTTTTGTTAATTTTGTGCCGTGACTTTGGCGTTCCTAATGCAGATGGGATCACAATCGATCTGAAACTGTCACATCAGGCGATCGCCGAAGCAATCGGCTCGACGCGCGTCACTGTCACTCGGCTACTCGGAGACTTGCGTCAGGAAAATATGATTTCTATACACAAGAAGAAAATTACAGTACACAACCCAGTTGCGCTGAGTCAACAGTTTAGTTGA
- a CDS encoding DUF3084 domain-containing protein has protein sequence MTTGYILIASILILGGVIATVGDRLGTRVGKARLSLFNLRPRNTAVVITILTGSIISASTLAILFAADERLRTGVFELEEIQSELRDRRQQLEATRQQLEATTQEKTQVQQELVQARAEQRAEQREAQRREAEAQQRLEAINESLQAARTQQAQTQAQLNRTQARQSQTQAQLNQTQQELTQVSAQFQQAQARLKTVSQRARELRAEIQQVQSELQQLVEQRDQLKAQITQRDREIAKLDESITQRDQVIAQRESRLKQLEVQQNYLEQEAQSLERNLQVLRRGNVALFRGQVLAGGVVRIVDPKAARQAVDQLLAEANRTALKFTQPGIEQVNAQVVNISPAQVDQLVAQIDDGRDYVVRIMSAGNYVLGERSVQVIADAAQNQVVFRPGDVLAAISANPATMSDNELRQRVELLLGASNFRAQRAGILGDTIQIGDNRIETLIGFIEQLKQYNQPVEIQAVAAEVTYTAGPLKVELLATQNGQVVFRT, from the coding sequence ATGACCACCGGATACATTTTAATTGCATCGATTTTGATTTTGGGAGGCGTAATCGCAACGGTGGGCGATCGCCTAGGTACGCGAGTTGGTAAAGCACGGTTAAGCTTATTCAACCTGCGTCCGCGCAATACGGCTGTCGTGATTACCATTTTGACGGGAAGTATCATTTCGGCTTCGACGTTGGCAATTTTATTTGCAGCAGATGAGCGATTACGCACTGGAGTATTTGAACTAGAAGAAATTCAAAGCGAACTGCGCGACAGACGCCAGCAACTAGAAGCCACACGTCAACAACTCGAAGCAACAACCCAAGAAAAAACGCAAGTCCAACAGGAACTCGTGCAAGCAAGAGCCGAACAAAGAGCCGAGCAACGAGAAGCCCAACGACGCGAAGCCGAAGCGCAGCAACGCTTAGAAGCGATCAATGAATCACTACAAGCAGCACGGACACAACAAGCACAAACGCAAGCACAACTCAATCGCACCCAAGCCCGACAATCGCAAACACAAGCACAACTCAATCAAACACAACAAGAGTTAACTCAGGTTTCTGCGCAGTTCCAGCAAGCACAAGCCAGGTTAAAAACGGTTTCGCAACGCGCCAGAGAACTACGCGCTGAAATTCAACAAGTACAATCTGAATTGCAGCAGTTAGTCGAGCAACGCGATCAACTCAAAGCGCAAATTACGCAACGCGATCGCGAAATCGCGAAACTCGATGAAAGTATTACGCAACGCGATCAAGTAATTGCACAACGCGAAAGCCGCTTGAAACAATTAGAAGTTCAACAAAACTATCTCGAACAAGAAGCGCAAAGTCTCGAAAGAAACCTACAAGTATTGCGACGCGGAAATGTTGCATTGTTTCGCGGTCAAGTGTTAGCAGGTGGTGTTGTGCGAATTGTCGATCCCAAAGCGGCGCGTCAAGCCGTCGATCAACTGTTGGCAGAAGCAAATCGAACAGCGCTGAAATTTACGCAACCTGGTATTGAACAAGTCAACGCGCAAGTTGTCAATATCTCGCCTGCACAAGTTGACCAACTCGTTGCGCAAATTGATGATGGGCGTGATTACGTTGTTCGCATTATGTCAGCGGGAAATTATGTTTTGGGCGAACGATCCGTACAAGTGATCGCCGATGCTGCGCAAAATCAAGTTGTATTTCGTCCTGGAGATGTCTTAGCCGCAATCTCTGCTAATCCTGCTACTATGTCAGACAACGAACTCAGACAACGGGTAGAACTTCTTTTAGGAGCTTCTAATTTTCGCGCCCAAAGAGCAGGTATTCTAGGCGATACGATCCAAATTGGCGATAATCGAATTGAAACATTGATTGGTTTTATTGAACAACTCAAACAATACAACCAGCCGGTTGAAATTCAAGCGGTAGCAGCAGAGGTCACGTACACTGCTGGACCTTTGAAAGTTGAATTATTAGCAACGCAAAATGGGCAAGTTGTGTTTCGTACCTAG
- a CDS encoding pre-16S rRNA-processing nuclease YqgF encodes MQPTILGFDPGRDKCGIAVMGLDRKLYYHQVVSATAAIASITQLRQQFPVSLIVIGDQTTAKNWKQKLEKELSEPPSIVMVDERYTTLEARDRYWQMFPPQGLQQLLPRGLRQPPKPIDDIVAILLIERYLNRLAQ; translated from the coding sequence ATGCAGCCAACTATTTTAGGGTTTGATCCAGGGCGCGATAAGTGTGGAATCGCAGTGATGGGACTAGACCGCAAGTTGTATTACCATCAAGTTGTTTCCGCAACAGCGGCGATCGCCTCAATTACACAACTGCGTCAACAATTTCCTGTATCGTTAATCGTCATCGGAGATCAAACAACTGCTAAAAATTGGAAACAAAAACTAGAGAAAGAACTCTCCGAACCGCCATCAATTGTCATGGTTGACGAACGATATACGACCTTAGAAGCGCGCGATCGCTACTGGCAAATGTTTCCCCCACAAGGCTTGCAACAGCTACTCCCACGCGGTTTACGTCAACCACCAAAACCCATCGATGATATTGTCGCCATTTTGTTAATCGAAAGATATCTCAATCGGCTCGCCCAATGA
- a CDS encoding DUF3146 family protein, whose translation MSRKRLPETTAHVRITRQSWQFGYLEGEVRAGDFEWQFQWCFRRGELSVKPSQGRALIKEPLGRFLEQKDYQLEPGGDYAFTIRAEL comes from the coding sequence GTGAGTCGTAAGCGATTGCCTGAAACTACTGCCCATGTTAGGATTACACGACAATCCTGGCAGTTTGGCTACTTAGAAGGAGAAGTACGAGCCGGTGATTTTGAATGGCAGTTTCAATGGTGCTTTCGGCGCGGTGAATTGTCTGTCAAACCTTCTCAAGGTCGTGCACTCATTAAGGAACCGTTAGGACGCTTTCTAGAACAGAAAGATTATCAACTCGAACCAGGAGGAGATTACGCCTTTACTATTCGTGCAGAACTTTAG
- a CDS encoding GTP-binding protein, whose product MSSVAEIQAELNYQQAKNTLHNLVTKLDLTSQERYGLEAEIQQLETMLSNLERQVLQIAAFGMVGRGKSSLLNALVGEPVFVTGPLHGVTRTASRVAWSVSEESINGDSYQKATLTGAGKSQIELIDTPGLDEVDGETRAELATQVAAQADLILFVVAGDITQVEHIALSQLREAGKPILLVFNKIDQYPQTDRLAIYHKIRDERVRELLSPDEIVMAAASPLVRTAVQRADGTRGVQLRASTPQVEELKLKILEILYREGKALVALNSMLYADRVNEQLVQRKLEIRDRSANQLIWRAVMTKATAIALNPLTVIDLMSGAVIDIALILSLSKLYDIPMTQTGAAGLLQKIAISMGGISVSELLTNLGLSSLKSLLGVSTAATGGLAIGPYVSVALTQAGVAGVSSYGIGQVTKTYLANGATWGSEGPKAVVQSILASLDEASIINRIKDELRSKLGARG is encoded by the coding sequence ATTTCTAGCGTTGCCGAGATTCAAGCAGAGTTAAATTATCAACAAGCAAAAAATACACTCCACAATTTAGTTACAAAGCTCGATCTTACGTCTCAAGAGCGGTATGGTTTAGAAGCTGAGATTCAGCAATTAGAAACGATGCTGAGCAACCTAGAGCGCCAAGTATTACAAATTGCTGCTTTTGGTATGGTAGGGAGAGGCAAGTCATCGTTACTCAATGCTTTAGTCGGAGAACCTGTGTTTGTCACAGGACCACTACATGGTGTCACGCGTACAGCATCGCGTGTAGCTTGGAGCGTGAGCGAAGAAAGTATTAATGGCGATTCGTATCAAAAAGCGACACTTACGGGTGCTGGAAAGTCGCAGATTGAACTGATTGATACTCCAGGGTTAGATGAGGTTGATGGTGAAACTCGCGCTGAACTAGCAACGCAAGTCGCGGCGCAGGCTGATTTGATTTTATTTGTTGTGGCGGGTGACATAACGCAGGTAGAACACATTGCACTATCACAACTGCGCGAAGCTGGCAAGCCAATTTTGCTTGTATTTAACAAAATAGACCAGTATCCACAAACTGATCGCCTAGCGATTTACCACAAAATCCGCGATGAGCGTGTCCGCGAGTTGCTTTCTCCTGATGAAATTGTGATGGCGGCGGCTTCGCCACTGGTAAGGACGGCGGTGCAACGTGCTGATGGAACGCGTGGGGTTCAACTCCGAGCCAGTACGCCGCAAGTCGAGGAACTCAAGCTCAAAATTTTAGAAATTTTGTACCGCGAGGGCAAAGCTTTAGTAGCACTTAACAGTATGCTTTATGCCGATCGCGTCAACGAGCAATTAGTTCAGCGTAAACTCGAAATTCGCGACCGCAGTGCAAATCAATTAATTTGGCGGGCTGTGATGACTAAAGCAACTGCGATCGCGCTCAATCCTTTAACGGTCATCGATTTGATGAGCGGTGCGGTTATTGATATTGCTTTGATTCTCAGTCTGTCGAAACTCTACGATATTCCCATGACGCAAACGGGTGCGGCTGGATTGTTACAAAAAATCGCTATCAGTATGGGGGGAATCAGTGTCAGTGAGTTATTGACAAATTTAGGCTTAAGTTCGCTGAAATCATTACTAGGTGTTTCTACAGCAGCAACTGGCGGTCTTGCGATAGGTCCCTATGTCTCGGTCGCATTGACGCAAGCCGGAGTGGCTGGCGTGTCATCGTATGGTATTGGACAAGTGACCAAGACTTACCTGGCAAATGGTGCAACTTGGGGTTCTGAAGGCCCTAAAGCCGTTGTGCAAAGTATCTTGGCTTCGCTTGATGAAGCATCAATTATTAATCGGATTAAAGATGAATTGCGTAGTAAATTAGGGGCGAGAGGCTAG
- a CDS encoding mechanosensitive ion channel — translation MNGTWQGIATIGLKVPILGDAILAQFQQQAPAGQPLQQTGQAIQSTVDYSAGLLAGLWSFLPNLLAALLVLIVGWIIAAIAKSIIKGLLSRTNLDNRIAAGVVGRGDSGDLPRVENLIGNIVFWIIILFTAVAVLQTLNLQAVSQPLNNFLNLVLGFIPRIIGAAILFGVAWLIATIVKLITTRGLQALRLDERLDQRSPDEPRESNRMSLSETIGNALYWFIFLLFLIPVLDTLGLQQALLPVQNLVNEILLILPNILAAVLIAAAGWLLATVVRRIVTNLLASTGVDQMGERFGLGRTRTSTSTQSLSGIIGTIVYVLILIPVAIAALNALRINAISVPAIAMLQQILNALPAIFTAALILILGYFLGRFVADLVTNILSSLGFDNIFSVIGLSGLQRRRVPSDIRRTEEVFVIPPPGSDQETVLQPERTTAENAAAAISTRTPSEVVGIITLVGIMLFATVAAVNILNIPALTALVSGLIVIFGRILAGLIVFAIGLFLANLAYSLIVSSSSNRQAQLLGQVARIAIIVFVSALALQQIGIATEIVNLAFGLLLGAVAVAVAIAFGLGGRDIAAQQVRNLLSSFQEQRNQPPR, via the coding sequence ATGAATGGAACTTGGCAAGGTATAGCAACGATAGGACTGAAAGTGCCAATTCTTGGCGATGCAATACTGGCACAATTTCAACAACAAGCCCCAGCAGGACAACCACTACAGCAAACAGGGCAGGCAATACAATCTACTGTAGACTATTCGGCTGGACTACTAGCAGGTTTATGGTCGTTTCTGCCAAATTTACTCGCAGCGCTGCTGGTATTAATTGTTGGTTGGATTATTGCCGCGATCGCCAAATCAATCATTAAAGGACTCCTCAGCCGTACTAATTTAGACAACCGCATCGCTGCTGGAGTCGTTGGGCGCGGCGATTCAGGCGACTTACCACGCGTCGAAAACTTAATCGGCAACATTGTCTTCTGGATTATTATCCTGTTTACGGCAGTCGCAGTTTTACAAACATTAAATCTGCAAGCCGTATCGCAGCCACTAAACAACTTCCTCAATCTTGTTCTTGGCTTTATTCCTCGAATCATCGGTGCAGCCATCCTGTTTGGTGTGGCGTGGTTAATTGCGACGATCGTAAAACTGATTACAACACGAGGATTGCAAGCATTACGGCTCGATGAACGTTTAGATCAGCGATCGCCCGACGAACCGCGCGAATCGAACCGAATGTCATTGAGCGAAACAATTGGCAACGCACTATACTGGTTCATTTTTTTACTCTTTCTCATTCCGGTTCTTGATACTTTAGGGCTGCAACAAGCGCTGCTACCAGTACAGAACCTTGTTAATGAAATTCTTTTGATTCTGCCAAATATCTTGGCAGCAGTTTTGATCGCGGCTGCGGGTTGGTTACTCGCAACAGTTGTCCGGCGAATTGTCACCAATTTGCTCGCGTCAACAGGAGTCGATCAAATGGGCGAACGGTTCGGGTTAGGAAGAACTCGCACCAGTACATCTACACAGTCCTTGTCAGGAATCATCGGCACAATCGTTTATGTGCTGATTTTAATTCCGGTAGCAATTGCGGCATTAAATGCGCTGCGGATTAATGCGATTTCCGTTCCGGCGATCGCGATGCTTCAGCAAATCCTCAACGCGCTACCCGCAATTTTCACTGCGGCACTAATTCTGATTTTAGGTTATTTTCTAGGGCGCTTTGTAGCAGATCTAGTAACAAACATTCTCTCTAGCTTGGGCTTTGATAACATCTTCTCTGTGATTGGCTTGTCTGGCTTACAACGCCGCCGCGTGCCTTCGGATATTAGAAGAACCGAAGAAGTTTTTGTGATTCCGCCTCCTGGTAGCGATCAAGAAACTGTATTACAGCCTGAGCGCACAACAGCTGAGAACGCCGCAGCCGCGATCTCAACGCGCACGCCATCAGAAGTTGTCGGAATTATTACCTTAGTGGGAATTATGCTGTTTGCAACAGTAGCAGCAGTTAATATCCTAAACATTCCTGCGCTCACCGCACTCGTAAGCGGTTTGATTGTGATCTTCGGGCGCATTTTGGCTGGCTTGATCGTGTTTGCGATCGGTTTATTCCTTGCCAACCTTGCATATAGTTTAATTGTCAGTTCCTCTAGCAATCGTCAGGCACAACTTTTAGGTCAAGTAGCACGAATTGCAATCATTGTCTTTGTTTCGGCTCTAGCACTGCAACAAATTGGCATTGCAACTGAGATTGTTAACTTAGCCTTTGGATTGCTTCTCGGTGCGGTTGCAGTCGCAGTAGCGATCGCCTTTGGCTTAGGTGGACGCGACATCGCCGCGCAACAAGTGCGTAACCTTTTGAGTTCATTCCAAGAACAACGCAATCAACCACCGCGTTAG